In the genome of Carassius carassius chromosome 47, fCarCar2.1, whole genome shotgun sequence, one region contains:
- the LOC132130945 gene encoding ankyrin repeat domain-containing protein SOWAHA-like: MALTQEAILNALLEGRGKLKNSELLGKFRELLNCSDPTEKKQNRDLFKSFVNNVAVVKDLEDTKYIVLKKGYNHLLKASNDENAPREDLKDGSQAKDKKEKSNAEGKKSEQKALSRSPSEASDDTTPHSPIEFALERCKNVDFTPVKSLHFTVPLKPDPDFSGAAKKEVNTYKPYALPLRGPQIDLGRHNKKPSTESLGEKLQPSPQCKRKTDSVVSAGASPQSQRHVKTPKQADEPKDSHHFSLDPVEHEWLVKSAAGQWTQVHGLLLKDAQLAEKKDFMSGFTALHWAIKCGNLDMVCTIIEVSRKSDHGVDINGKSNGGYTPLHIAAIHDQRFLIELLVRKYSANGNIRDNCGKKPYHYLRKDVPGKLRELLGDPKAVHQEVNRQVKEEYDPRKYSLGPLILPHGVGLKKKNKSRNQFISLNDDVRERDEPVLRKLRPESNIFP, from the coding sequence ATGGCTTTGACTCAAGAGGCGATTTTAAACGCTTTATTAGAAGGCAGAGGAAAGTTGAAAAACTCCGAGCTGCTGGGCAAGTTCAGAGAGCTGCTAAACTGCAGTGATCCGACGGAGAAGAAACAGAACCGAGATCTCTTTAAAAGCTTCGTGAACAACGTTGCTGTCGTGAAAGACTTAGAGGACACCAAGTATATAGTGCTAAAGAAAGGGTACAATCATTTATTAAAAGCCTCAAACGATGAAAACGCACCAAGAGAAGACTTAAAAGATGGATCACAGGCAAAAGATAAGAAAGAAAAATCTAATGCAGAAGGTAAGAAGTCTGAACAGAAAGCTCTGAGCAGATCTCCGTCAGAGGCTTCAGACGACACCACGCCACACTCTCCCATAGAGTTTGCTTTGGAAAGATGCAAGAATGTGGACTTTACACCTGTAAAGTCTTTACATTTCACCGTCCCACTAAAGCCTGACCCCGATTTCTCGGGAGCCGCAAAGAAAGAAGTAAACACATACAAACCCTATGCTCTACCTTTACGAGGGCCGCAAATAGACTTGGGTCGTCATAACAAGAAGCCTTCCACTGAGAGCTTGGGAGAAAAGCTTCAACCTTCGCCTCAGTGTAAGAGGAAAACAGACAGCGTGGTCAGCGCTGGAGCTTCGCCGCAGTCACAGAGACACGTCAAGACCCCTAAACAAGCGGATGAGCCCAAAGACTCGCACCATTTCTCACTTGATCCCGTGGAGCACGAGTGGCTGGTGAAGTCTGCGGCAGGACAGTGGACTCAAGTGCATGGCTTGCTGTTAAAAGACGCCCAGCTTGCAGAGAAGAAGGACTTCATGTCAGGGTTCACGGCTCTACACTGGGCCATCAAGTGTGGAAACCTTGACATGGTGTGTACGATTATTGAGGTGTCTAGGAAGAGCGATCATGGGGTGGACATCAATGGCAAGTCCAATGGGGGCTACACACCGCTTCACATCGCTGCCATCCATGATCAGCGCTTTCTGATTGAGCTCCTGGTCCGTAAGTACAGTGCCAATGGGAACATAAGAGACAACTGCGGTAAGAAACCCTACCACTACCTGCGCAAAGATGTCCCAGGAAAGCTAAGGGAGCTTCTCGGAGACCCGAAAGCCGTCCACCAGGAGGTCAATCGTCAGGTCAAGGAAGAGTATGACCCGCGGAAATACTCTTTAGGGCCCCTCATCCTACCTCATGGGGTGGGGCTCAAGAAAAAGAACAAGAGCAGAAACCAGTTCATCTCTTTGAATGACGACGTCAGAGAAAGGGATGAGCCGGTGTTACGTAAACTGAGGCCGGAGTCAAATATCTTTCCATAA